From Quercus lobata isolate SW786 chromosome 1, ValleyOak3.0 Primary Assembly, whole genome shotgun sequence, one genomic window encodes:
- the LOC115995462 gene encoding uncharacterized protein LOC115995462, with product MNKALSQVSKSPFTRNIEGASLPQRFHQPTFTIYNGQTNPVEHVSHFNQRMVIHSKDEALMCKVFPSSLGPVAMRWFNGLRANSIDSFKKLTRAFGARFITCSRVPRPLGSLLSMSMREGETLKAYSDRYWEMFNEIDKNYDDVVINTFKASLPAEHDLKKSLTSKPVTSVHQLMDRIDKYRKVEENQIQGKGKTKVVNAVFREPVQQVLKKIRNKPFFKWSNKMAGDPMRRNQNLYYHYHQDHGHTTKDCRNLWDHLDQLVREGKLK from the exons atgaacaaggcGTTGAGCCAAGTTTCTAAATCGCCCTTCACACGAAACATAGAAGGCGCGAGTCTTCCTCAGCGTTTCCACCAACCCACATTTACCATCTATAATGGTCAAACAAATCCAGTGGAACATGTCAGTCATTTCAATCAAAGGATGGTCATTCATTCCAAGGATGAGGCTTTAATGTGTAAGGTCTTTCCATCTAGTTTGGGCCcagtggcgatgaggtggttcaatggtttGAGGGCTAATTCTATTGACTCCTTTAAGAAACTCACCCGGGCCTTTGGTGCTCGCTTTATCACTTGtagcagggttcctcggcctttgggatccTTGTTATCTATGTCCATGCGGGAGGGGGAAACTCTAAAGGCCTATTCAgatagatactgggagatgtttaatgaaatagacAAAAATTATGACGATGTGGTCATTAATACTTTCAAGGCTAGCCTCCCAGCTGAGCATGACCTAAAGAAGTCTTTGACTAGTAAGCCTGTTACCAGTGTGCACCAACTTATGGATCGGATTGACAAGTACAGAAAGGTAGAGGAAAACCAAAtacaagggaaaggaaagactaag GTGGTTAATGCTGTATTCCGAGAACCAGTACAACAAGTCCTGAAGAAGATTAGAAACAAGCCGTTCTTTAAATGGTCGAACAAGATGGCAGGAGATCCTATGAGGCGCAATCAAAACCTTTACTaccactatcatcaggatcatgggcacacTACCAAGGATTGCAGAAACTTGTGGGACCATCTAGACCAATTAGTCCGGGAAGGGAAGTTAAAGTaa